A genomic window from Rhipicephalus microplus isolate Deutch F79 unplaced genomic scaffold, USDA_Rmic scaffold_605, whole genome shotgun sequence includes:
- the LOC142795291 gene encoding long-chain-fatty-acid--CoA ligase 4-like: MPSLTHIVCMENTDSKPLEQTTEGPQVVPFSSLAKRAESCELPSTPPTPEDVAMIMFTSGSTGTPKGVVFTHGGLVSDVHSFAVGCQRFGVSTCNDTYVSYLPLAHMFELIAELHLFGVGARMGFSSPLTLTDNATALARGCPGDVTLLRPTQIATVPLILDRLVKGINDAAASKGAMFKAFFDYAVAYKNFWVKRGFETPILNQLIFKKTSAILGGNVKAVACGSAPLSVQTRRYLEVCLCCPIAEGYGLTETGGAATIMDANEVRESSVGAPLPKCYIRLVDWEEGKYSVQDKPNPRGEILVGGPGLAKEYFKNEELTRELFREESGIRWFYTGDIGEIFPDGTLKIVDRKKDLVKLQYGEYVSLGRVEMVLKTCPLVDNIFAYGSSLHTYLVAFVTPNYQQLLRLGMKLGKKENATLKELCEDGNVAKAAVDMILEFARSRGLQKTEVPRKIKLCPEEWMPDSGLVTPTLKLRRKPLQMHYQRDIDEMYRPAEDVRLV, encoded by the coding sequence GTCGTCCCGTTTTCCAGTCTGGCGAAACGTGCCGAAAGCTGCGAGTTGCCATCCACACCGCCCACGCCGGAAGACGTGGCCATGATCATGTTCACCAGTGGCTCCACGGGAACGCCCAAGGGCGTGGTCTTCACGCACGGCGGCCTTGTCTCGGACGTGCACAGCTTCGCCGTGGGCTGCCAGAGGTTCGGCGTGTCCACCTGCAACGACACTTACGTCTCCTACCTACCCTTGGCCCATATGTTCGAACTGATCGCCGAGCTACACCTCTTCGGCGTTGGCGCTCGCATGGGTTTCTCGTCACCGCTGACGCTTACCGACAACGCGACTGCCCTGGCCCGAGGCTGTCCCGGTGACGTGACCCTTCTACGGCCGACCCAGATAGCGACCgtgccgctcatactggacaggCTAGTCAAGGGCATCAACGACGCAGCCGCTTCCAAAGGAGCGATGTTCAAAGCCTTCTTCGACTATGCCGTGGCGTACAAGAACTTCTGGGTCAAGCGCGGCTTCGAAACGCCGATTCTTAACCAGCTCATATTCAAGAAGACCAGCGCTATCCTCGGCGGCAACGTTAAAGCCGTCGCGTGCGGCTCGGCGCCGCTGTCGGTGCAAACGCGCCGCTACCTCGAGGTCTGCCTGTGTTGTCCCATCGCCGAAGGTTACGGGCTCACTGAGACCGGTGGCGCGGCCACCATCATGGACGCCAACGAGGTGAGGGAGAGCAGCGTCGGAGCACCGCTGCCCAAGTGCTACATCCGCCTGGTCGACTGGGAAGAAGGAAAGTACAGCGTCCAGGACAAGCCCAACCCTCGCGGGGAGATACTGGTCGGCGGACCTGGTCTCGCCAAGGAGTACTTCAAGAACGAAGAACTGACGCGAGAGCTGTTCCGCGAAGAGAGTGGGATTCGCTGGTTCTACACGGGCGACATCGGCGAGATCTTTCCGGATGGCACGCTCAAGATCGTCGACCGCAAGAAAGACCTGGTAAAACTGCAGTACGGCGAGTACGTCTCCCTGGGTCGCGTTGAAATGGTCCTCAAGACATGCCCGCTCGTCGACAACATTTTCGCGTACGGCAGTTCCCTGCACACGTACCTGGTGGCGTTCGTGACACCCAACTACCAGCAGTTGCTCAGACTGGGCATGAAACTCGGCAAGAAGGAAAACGCTACCCTGAAGGAACTCTGCGAGGACGGCAACGTTGCGAAGGCCGCCGTCGACATGATCCTGGAGTTCGCGAGGTCCAGAGGACTGCAGAAGACGGAGGTGCCGCGCAAGATCAAACTCTGCCCCGAAGAGTGGATGCCCGACTCGGGGCTGGTGACGCCCACGCTCAAGCTTCGCAGAAAGCCGCTTCAGATGCATTACCAGCGGGACATTGACGAGATGTACCGGCCGGCGGAGGACGTCAGGCTGGTGTGA